In Microvenator marinus, one genomic interval encodes:
- a CDS encoding TolC family protein, translating into MNRFVLLLLLVGFASDGFAETLTLESAVERAVSNPALVKEFEARSKKARAQQYRADYAWTPKVQTSFILAPVPGEAELDQFSSNIDQFLDFNFGPYLRNDTRVLMPVYTFGKLSTAQELAELGVDVAALQKEEALRDMEFQVKRAYRSYQLAQAFQALLDEGAELIKPKLAEMEEARDFGEGDFSTEDLRKLQIFDAEFDARGLDNQKLSSISSAGLVYLTQLEGEPLVAALPTESPSEVLTMKEAEELAFAHRPDLKMLARGVAARELLRQKAVNDFYPNIFVAARFGFGVSTENLALQEVCRRPTPSSECVDTADLFAKPYSNPLSFLTVDIALGLEWTFDFVQLDGKLDEADADLADIQAKQERAIGAIRLEVQKLWTDLATAREKVLVQDRRLEAARRWRDQFGLSVQTAGADISKGIDPLKAYFEAQVAWYQAHYEYLIAEAALAKGLGLSELPNE; encoded by the coding sequence TTGAATAGATTTGTTCTCTTGTTATTGCTCGTTGGCTTTGCTTCTGACGGATTTGCTGAGACGTTGACCTTAGAATCGGCGGTCGAGCGAGCCGTGTCCAACCCCGCTCTGGTCAAGGAGTTCGAGGCGCGGTCAAAGAAAGCACGTGCTCAACAATATAGGGCGGATTACGCGTGGACTCCGAAGGTTCAGACCAGCTTTATCTTGGCACCAGTGCCGGGCGAAGCTGAGTTGGACCAATTCTCAAGCAATATAGACCAATTCTTGGATTTTAACTTCGGCCCGTACCTTCGAAACGACACTCGGGTGCTGATGCCTGTCTATACCTTCGGGAAGCTCTCGACCGCTCAAGAATTGGCAGAGTTGGGGGTGGACGTAGCGGCGCTCCAGAAGGAAGAAGCGCTGAGGGACATGGAGTTTCAGGTCAAGCGAGCTTATCGCTCTTATCAGCTAGCTCAAGCCTTTCAGGCACTCCTCGACGAAGGCGCAGAGTTGATAAAGCCCAAACTCGCCGAGATGGAAGAGGCTCGGGACTTCGGGGAAGGAGATTTCAGCACGGAAGACTTGCGAAAGCTCCAGATTTTCGACGCTGAGTTCGACGCGAGAGGACTCGACAATCAAAAGCTCTCCTCGATTTCTTCGGCGGGCCTTGTGTACTTGACGCAACTAGAGGGCGAACCGTTGGTTGCAGCACTTCCTACCGAATCGCCTTCAGAAGTTTTGACCATGAAAGAGGCCGAGGAGTTAGCCTTTGCGCACCGACCCGATCTCAAGATGTTGGCGCGTGGCGTGGCAGCGCGAGAACTGCTGCGCCAGAAGGCAGTCAACGATTTCTATCCCAATATTTTCGTGGCCGCGCGGTTCGGTTTCGGCGTGTCGACGGAGAACCTCGCGCTGCAAGAGGTTTGCCGACGGCCAACGCCGTCTTCTGAGTGTGTAGATACCGCGGATCTCTTTGCCAAACCTTATTCAAACCCTTTGAGCTTCTTGACAGTGGATATCGCTCTTGGATTGGAATGGACTTTTGATTTTGTCCAGCTCGATGGCAAGTTGGACGAGGCAGATGCAGACCTCGCGGACATTCAGGCGAAACAAGAAAGGGCTATCGGTGCGATACGTCTGGAGGTTCAGAAGCTCTGGACGGACTTGGCGACGGCGCGGGAAAAGGTTCTTGTTCAAGACCGACGGCTAGAAGCAGCACGGCGCTGGCGAGACCAATTTGGGCTCTCAGTGCAAACGGCAGGCGCGGATATCTCTAAGGGTATCGATCCCCTGAAGGCTTATTTCGAAGCACAAGTCGCTTGGTATCAAGCACACTACGAGTACCTCATTGCTGAAGCTGCCCTGGCAAAGGGCTTGGGCCTGAGCGAATTGCCGAATGAATAA
- a CDS encoding MlaC/ttg2D family ABC transporter substrate-binding protein, translating to MMKNFVSTIALGTALLVGSVAWAGPATEYVQSKTNQITKLVAEKPTKKRDEKLREVINETLDFRELASRSLGKHWEERTPEEQAEFLDLLQELLRSNYEVRLGGKSFKSSEYEISYEDEKVRGDRAIVKSLVKYKEESRPIDYRLLQRDKSWVIYDVVIDDISLEETYRESYVEIIETDGWAELIKLMKEKVKEIKKG from the coding sequence ATGATGAAGAATTTTGTTAGCACAATCGCTTTGGGAACAGCACTACTGGTTGGTTCGGTCGCATGGGCCGGACCTGCGACTGAGTATGTTCAATCAAAAACCAATCAGATTACAAAGCTCGTGGCGGAAAAGCCGACCAAGAAGCGTGACGAAAAGCTACGAGAAGTTATTAACGAGACCCTGGATTTTCGAGAACTGGCTTCGCGTTCCTTGGGCAAGCACTGGGAAGAGCGGACACCTGAAGAGCAGGCTGAATTCCTAGACCTTTTGCAAGAACTCTTGCGCTCCAATTACGAAGTCCGTCTCGGCGGAAAGTCGTTCAAATCTTCAGAGTATGAGATCTCTTACGAAGACGAGAAAGTCAGAGGGGACCGTGCAATCGTCAAGAGTCTCGTGAAGTATAAAGAAGAGAGTCGCCCCATTGACTACCGTTTGCTTCAACGCGACAAGAGTTGGGTCATCTACGATGTGGTCATTGACGATATTAGTCTTGAAGAGACGTATCGCGAGTCCTACGTCGAGATCATCGAGACGGATGGATGGGCGGAACTTATCAAACTCATGAAAGAAAAAGTTAAAGAGATTAAGAAGGGTTAG
- a CDS encoding FHA domain-containing protein produces MFTLTIEDANGQIAHRFTFDHGSYIVGRHESCDIVIPSTAVSRQHARIFVDNGRCFVEDMGSSNGVIVDGQRVLKQRDLGSASQIKIGDFYLYLEFKRQESNRANMLQTLFIQDSDGHHKIVRINDSFAGEEFGLSEVENTIGRTDENFILLSDASISRMHAKVVRQGESHIVEDLGSSNGTRVNGKLIKQPTPVNPGDRIHFGNIEFVFVTGSTQVNPADYASRPGSSKFFVTLGLGVLLLLGITVGAVLVFGFFSLKDKDPAVENVAAEDTIDQRAQTLLTSAEKHIAQRDFQAAQVSVDDLLALVPDHPEALKLKDTVAKEVIAANLLEDGERLLEKGQHSEARDALMRIEKDTHAFERAQPTLTHINSTLAYKLSNEAVRLSRSRDKEDWLEARQKALSALEYEPGDEKTEELVAEIEKKLKDKKVKF; encoded by the coding sequence ATGTTCACCCTTACCATCGAAGATGCCAACGGGCAGATTGCGCACAGATTCACGTTTGACCACGGCTCCTACATCGTCGGTCGACACGAGAGCTGCGATATCGTGATCCCGTCCACGGCTGTAAGCCGACAGCACGCTCGGATCTTCGTGGACAACGGACGTTGCTTTGTTGAAGACATGGGCAGTTCAAACGGCGTCATTGTGGATGGCCAAAGGGTTCTGAAACAACGTGATTTGGGTAGCGCGTCGCAAATCAAGATTGGAGACTTCTACCTCTATCTCGAATTCAAAAGGCAGGAGAGCAACCGTGCCAACATGCTGCAAACGCTCTTCATCCAAGACTCGGATGGTCATCACAAGATCGTGCGCATCAACGATTCCTTCGCCGGGGAAGAGTTCGGATTAAGTGAAGTCGAGAACACAATCGGGCGAACTGACGAGAACTTCATTCTTCTCTCCGACGCGTCGATTTCTCGAATGCACGCAAAGGTCGTGCGTCAGGGGGAGAGCCATATCGTTGAGGACCTCGGCAGCTCAAACGGCACTCGAGTCAACGGGAAGCTCATTAAGCAACCCACGCCGGTTAACCCAGGCGACCGCATCCACTTTGGGAATATCGAGTTTGTCTTCGTCACCGGTTCGACTCAAGTCAACCCTGCCGACTACGCTTCGCGCCCCGGCTCCAGTAAGTTTTTCGTCACTCTGGGACTCGGCGTTTTACTCCTGCTCGGAATCACGGTTGGCGCAGTCTTGGTGTTCGGATTCTTCTCGCTGAAAGACAAAGACCCCGCGGTCGAGAATGTCGCCGCAGAAGACACGATCGACCAGCGCGCCCAAACTCTTCTCACCTCCGCCGAGAAACACATCGCGCAACGCGACTTTCAGGCTGCACAGGTGAGTGTGGATGACCTCTTGGCGCTCGTGCCCGACCATCCTGAAGCTTTGAAGCTTAAGGACACCGTAGCCAAGGAAGTCATCGCTGCAAATCTCTTGGAAGATGGAGAGAGGCTTTTGGAAAAGGGGCAACACTCAGAGGCCCGAGATGCACTGATGCGGATCGAAAAAGATACCCATGCTTTCGAGCGTGCCCAGCCTACCCTCACTCATATCAACTCTACACTCGCCTATAAGCTCTCTAATGAGGCCGTGAGGCTTTCTCGGAGCCGTGACAAGGAAGATTGGTTGGAAGCTCGCCAGAAGGCTCTCAGCGCTCTTGAGTATGAGCCTGGAGACGAGAAGACCGAAGAGCTGGTGGCTGAGATTGAAAAGAAGCTTAAAGATAAAAAGGTTAAGTTCTAA